The Cucurbita pepo subsp. pepo cultivar mu-cu-16 chromosome LG15, ASM280686v2, whole genome shotgun sequence genome contains the following window.
AAATGTGGAACTCAGGAACTTTGTTGGGACTCCGGACATTCAAATTGATGTATCAGGTGACGTTCGTTAAACCATTTGTTCAAGTGTCGATCTTGTTATGGTAGATGACATTAGTTTATTTGAACGTGCAGAGTTTTGTGACGTTATACCTGAGTTCAAATCTAATGCTGTTCAACATCATCCTACTCGAACTCCTCGGAACATAATCTTTAAAGGTTCTATTCTGCTCAACTTTTTTGATGCATCATTTTGTCTATGGACCGTATTCCATTTCCTCGTGTCACCGAGTTGATGTCTTGCAAACCGTTGGCCTGTACGTGCAGGTCGAAAGTCATACATTAGAACTCCCACTAAACTGGCTTCTTCAATTGCCTACCCATTTGCCTTCATCAAGCCCTGTGGATTCCATGGCGACGTTACCTTGAAAGACATAAACCAGCGGATCCGCACACCTCCACCGTCAAAATCGAAGCATCATCCGGAAGACCCCTCTCTATCTTACCCAACTTCAGCATTCTCTGGAAAGCCCGTGGTAGGTAAAACCAAGATTCATACCGAAGGCGGTAAGGGAAGCATCACAATCATGAGGACCAGAGGTTGAACAAACCGAAAACGATTTCCGCTATCCAGACTTTCCTTTTAACTGCCCGTCGGTCCATCCTCGAGGGATTTGTAAAATGTCAGGGCGATCAAGTAAGTAGTACAGAAGGTGATTAACTTCCATTTTTGGTCgggatagatagatagataaatagaaagaaaagagacaaAGAGAGAGATATGTAGGAGTATTAGAGTTGCTCTTGGAATCCCTAATCATATGTTCGAGTTTGTCGACATATGTTTACGCTTCCAAGTGAACTCTTGTAGGTCGTTCGAGTTCAAGCTCGACACCGATATGATTATGCGTCGTTTCTAGATTTGAAAACGCTTcttatcattatgtttattatcAATCGTTCCATTCCTTATGCATTGTGAAACTGTTCTGTAATGCTTTTGCTGGAAAGCTTAAAAGATTtggatctctctctctctctctctgctttTGTTTTGGTTGACCATGGAAATATGAGAATCAGGAAGGATCTTGTGTCCACAGGCTTTGGTTAAAGGAGGGAATGCAGGTGAAAAGATGTGCTTGAGATAAGCCTTGCTTGCTTGCTCTCTGAGCTTCTCCACTGGACTCTTCTTTTCATGCTTTGTAAAGAAATTTGCCTGTGTCTCTGATGAAGATTNcttttttttttttttttttaataataaattattttgggCTGGTGGGCTAATTGGGCTAATTGGGCCTGGATTTCTTTTAGACTTGGCCCAATTCTCTAAAGCCCAATTTCTCCACATAATATGCCAACAAGTTAAtccaaatatatttgtttttgtgtttattaGATGAGGATTACTTTTCTTGcccttatttcatttttttttttttgcgaaatttacatatatatatatatatatacacacgtTGTTGttgcttttatatttttatataatactaattttaatttttaaaatcttcctttcaaaactctctttcgaaatctctctacccgttttctaaaactttattcttgaactgaGGCTAGAGGCTTGAGCATATGTCGGCCGtagacgcaagaacgaatagaCTTAACTCAATTGTTGTTGAGAAGTGAGTGttgcacaatcgcaagtccgctgccatcaaggTGCGATTGTGacgcgattgtgacaagttaTATATTATAGCGGGGAGGAGAGTATAATCCTGACATAGTTTAGGAGAAATCTCTTTTGGCTCTCTTGTATTTTCGGACTCCATCTGGGATGGGATCACTTGCTTGTGTGGAATATCTTCCGACTATCTCTCCTATTtccaataaatatatgtatgtatatagtTGGGTGGGGAATATAATCTTGGCCCGGTTTAACTAATAGGGACAAATCTCTTTTGGCTCTCTTCTAATTTCGACTCAGTCTAGGACGACTTTTGCGTGCATGTAAGTGAGGACGGGGAATATAATCCCAATCCCGGTTAGCTATTAGGGAGAAATCTTTTCCAGCTTTCGATTCCATTTCTAGCATTATATATTATAGCGGAGAAGGGATATAGTCCTATCCTTAGTTAGCTATTAAGGAGAAATCTCTTTTGGCTCTCTCTTCTATTTTCGGTTCAGTCTAGGACGACTTGTGCATGCACGTAAGTGAAGACGAGGAACATAATTCCCGTCCCATTTAGCTATTAGggagaaatatatatacaccATCGGAGAGAGGATATAATCCTATCCGTGTTTAGCTATTAAGACGGGAGTAATAGCTAGTCTATCTATTAGAGATGAAGGAATGATAGCAACTAATAGAGTAGTAGGCAAAGATTGATGATATACACTTTGTGAATACAAAGATTGAAATTCTTGAGGGATATTTTACAACAACTAATCTTTGTGGGCGCAAAATGATATCTCTACTCAAATTTGAGCATCTTCAAATCCTCATCAAATGATCAAAGAAATGAGTTTCAAAATCAGAATCAAAAAGCGTCGAGGATTTCCAAGATGAAATCGCTGCAAGTGGGACAGTTCCCGCGGCTAACCATGAATTCCTTCGAACACAGCCTGCAAAATGTATGCCCGCATGGCGCCAATGCCGCGTTCTTATGCTTCACCATGCAAACGCAGCAGGTGAATTCTCCGCCATGCCCGtcgtcttcatcttcatcgtAGTCTTCGTCGTCATCGTCGTCGTCGAAGAAATCTTCTCCAAATCCCATTCCGTAAGTCGATCCTCCGAATCCCATTTCCTTATCCGTCTCGTGCAATAGGTCCATCAGCGATATCCTTACCGGCTCAGACGACGGTGagttctcctcctcctcctcctcctcctcctccttcttctccttctccgaTGCGGTTGTTGAGTCTTCCTTCTCGTTTTCGTTTTCGTCTTCCTTCTCGTTGTTCTCGTTTTGTTCATTGTCTTTTTCTGTAGCTTCCGCGGCGGCTGCTGCTGCATCGGCTGCTTCTTGTGCTGCTACGGCTTCTCTAGCGGACATCATTCTCGACTCTGAGAAATTGAAGTGTCGAGCTCTGTTATCGCGATCTGGTTCCGTTGGATCCGTGTAGTCCATTGCAGAGACACGGATTGAGTTACGGCGCGACATTTGCGGTCTCATGGCTCGATTCGGCGCTGCATCTGGAACTGATGAGTAATCGAAGGACTCATCGTAATGGAACGCG
Protein-coding sequences here:
- the LOC111811954 gene encoding uncharacterized protein DDB_G0283697 codes for the protein MSIVEDGRSLAGYTLDDVLANNRLGPPAASRAAEIRGRTLLDIIRDEEPSVGKGLFGKDRRTWKSFRDKLRLKRAGSAWVSTVPIPTSDIPVQDKRSTAGKRNQVRFSASPSKNSADSSTRPSEESSKSTRRQMSRQTSRLNNPNDASAFHYDESFDYSSVPDAAPNRAMRPQMSRRNSIRVSAMDYTDPTEPDRDNRARHFNFSESRMMSAREAVAAQEAADAAAAAAEATEKDNEQNENNEKEDENENEKEDSTTASEKEKKEEEEEEEEENSPSSEPVRISLMDLLHETDKEMGFGGSTYGMGFGEDFFDDDDDDEDYDEDEDDGHGGEFTCCVCMVKHKNAALAPCGHTFCRLCSKEFMVSRGNCPTCSDFILEILDAF